Genomic segment of Paenalkalicoccus suaedae:
CTTCGTTTAGTGTTCGAGGTCTCATGCGCGCAGCAAGTGGACCCTTTACTTCCGGCGTTTCGTTATAGCTAAATAAATCCATAGGATCCCTCCGACTTTGTTCGTCATTATTGCAATTTTAACGAAAGCCCGTTAAAATGCAAAGGGTTAAGAAGGACGGGCGTATGCTGTGGTATACTTATAGTCGAATCAAGAGAGTGAGTTTTGTACCCCCTCTCTGTGTATCAGGAGGGAAATATACATGAAAGATTCTGCATTTAGATGGTTTATTTATATGGTAGGTCTCATTGTTATGAGCTTTGGTATTGCGCTCATGATAACGGCTGAGCTTGGAAGTGCCCCATGGGACGTCCTGCATATTGGTCTTCAAAATCAATTTGGACTAACGATTGGTACATGGACAATTTTAATGGGGTTTTTACTATTAGTTGCAGCCACGATTTTAACAAAACAAATGCCACGACTTGGAGCCTACCTTAATATGCTACTCGTTGGTGTATTTGTAGATATATTTTTATTTATCTTACAAACTCCCGCTCAGCTATTTGCTCAACTTGCCATGCTATTGATTGGAATTTTGATTATGGGCTTCGGTATCGGCCTCTATATTTCACCTCAGTGTGGGGCAGGGCCGAGAGATAGTGTGATGCTCGCTCTTTCTGAAAAAACGGGAGCGTCTGTCGCACGGATTAGAATTAGTATGGAATTAGTTGTCCTCCTTATTGGATTCCTTTTAGGTGGGCCAGTATTTGTTGGGACAATTCTTTTTAGCCTGACTATTGGGCATATCGCAGGGGCATCCTTAACGGTATGTAGAGTATGGATGGATCGAAGAATGGAAAGAGGGATGAACGTTGAAAATATCCACTAAAGGTCGTTATGGACTTACTATTATGATTGCACTTGCTCATAAGCATGGGGAAGGTCCAACTTCGTTAAAATCAATTGCAAAGCAATATGACTTGTCCGAGCACTATTTAGAGCAATTAATTGCTCCGCTTCGAAATGCGATGCTTGTAAAAAGCGTTCGTGGTGCCTACGGAGGCTATATGTTAGGGAAAGAACCTGCAGATATAACGGCAGGCGATATTATTCGAGTATTAGAAGGTCCTATTACACCGGTTGAAATTATTGATGATGAAGAACCAGCTAAACGAGATCTATGGATCAAAATACGAGATGCTGTTAAAGACGTATTAGATTCTACGACCCTTTTAGACTTGGCGAATTATAAGGACGAAGGTCCACAAGATAACTACATGTTTTATATTTAACTTTATAAAAAAGAAAGGTGTTAGGCCATGGAGCGAATTTATTTAGATCATGCAGCTACTTCTCCCATTCATAAAGATGTCGTACAAGTGATGGCAGACTCGTTAAAAGAGTTTTTCGGAAATCCTTCGAGTATCCATCACTATGGCCGAGAAGCAAGACGCATGTTAGATGATGCACGAGAGACAATCGCTACTAGTATTCATGCAAAGTCAGACGAGATTGTATTTACATCTGGAGGAACAGAGGCAGATAACCTAGCGATTATCGGGTATGCAAAACGTCATCGCTCACAAGGGACGCATCTTATTACAGTTAAGACGGAGCACCACGGTGTGCTACACGCTTGTGAACATTTAGAGCGAGATGGCTTTGATGTTACGTATCTAAATGTAGATGAAGATGGCATGATTAGAATGGACGAGCTTCAAGCTGCACTGCGTGATGACACCATTTTAGTGAGCATCATGATGGCTAACAATGAGACAGGGGTATTATTACCAATTAAAGAAATTGGTGACTTACTAAAAGACCATCAAGCTGTTTTCCACACAGACGCCGTGCAAGCGATAGGCAAATATCCGATTCATGTTGATGAGCTACACATCGATTTATTGGCAAGCTCCGCGCACAAGTTTAATGGTCCGAATGGCGTTGGATTCCTCTATAAGCGTAAAGGCATCACCCTCGACCCACTGACATACGGAGGCGAGCAGGAGCGCAAAACTCGAGCTGGGACCGAAAATGTAGCAGGCATTTTGGGGATGGCTAAGGCACTATCGATAGCCATTCAAGACATGCACGCCAGAAGCGAACAGTACGAGGAATTTCGTGAGCAGTTCTTGCGTATTTTGGACGAAAATGCGATAGAATATAAACTTAATGGACATAAAACAGAGCGGTTAAACAATGTGATGAATCTAAGCTTTGAAGGAATGAACGTAGAGTCTATTCTAATGAATTTAGACCTCTCTGGTGTGGCTGTTTCAAGTGGTTCTGCTTGTACAGCTGGTTCGGTAGAGCCTTCTCACGTGTTAACAGCTATGTTTGGAAATAATGATCGCAGTAAGTCAGCGGTCCGATTTAGTTTTGGTTTAGGAAATACAATAGAGCAAGTAATTCACGCTGCAAATGCGGTTGTGAAGACACTTGAACGAATGAATGCAAGGAGGTGACGAGCGTGGACAATTCTAACACACGCGTCGTCGTAGGAATGTCTGGGGGAGTCGACTCCTCTGTGACTGCTTATCTATTAAAAGAGCAAGGCTATGAAGTGATAGGCATATTTATGAAAAATTGGGATGACACAGATGACAGTGGTTTCTGCTCAGCGACCGAGGACTATAACGATGTCATTCGCGTCTGTAACCAAATTGGAATTCCATATTACGGTGTGAATTTTGAAAAGGAATACTGGGATAAAGTGTTTACGTATTTCTTAGAGGAATATAAAGCAGGTCGTACGCCGAACCCAGATGTTATGTGTAACAAAGAGATCAAATTTAAAGCGTTTTTAGATCACGCCATGTCTCTAGGTGCTGACTATGTTGCAACTGGGCACTATGCAAGTGTTGCTCGTGACGAGGACGGAAACGTTCAGCTGTTAAGAGGAAAAGACCGAAACAAGGATCAAACGTACTTTTTAAATGCTTTAAGTCAAGATCAGTTAGAGCGCGTGATGTTTCCTTTAGGTCAAATGGATAAGCCTCGCGTTAGAGAGATCGCAAAAGAAGCGAACTTAGCTACGGCTACGAAGAAAGACAGCACCGGTATTTGCTTTATCGGCGAGCGTAACTTTAAAGACTTCTTACAGCAGTTCCTACCTGCTCAGCCAGGGAACATGGAGACGCTAGATGGAGATGTAAAAGGTCAGCATGACGGACTAATGTACTATACGCTTGGTCAGCGTCAAGGGCTTGGAATTGGTGGTTCGGGAGAGCCGTGGTTTGTTGTTGGGAAAGACCTCGATAGAAACGTCCTACTTGTAGGTCAAGGCTTCCATCACCCTGCTTTGTATGCAGATGCATTAGTAGCAACGGGTGTGAACTGGATCCAGGGCGTTGCGCCTTTAGGGACGTTTACTTGTACGGCTAAATTCCGCTATCGTCAAGAGGATCACGCTGTTACAGTAACTCCACACGAGGATGGGACTGTAAATGTCGCTTTTGACGAGCCAGAACGAGCAATTACGCCAGGTCAATACGTCGTATTTTACGATGGAGAGGTTTGCTTAGGCGGAGGTACAATTGATAAAGTAGTGCCATCAAATAGAGCGTTACCTGTTTAAAAATAGAAAGATGGATAAGCCTGCCGCGTATTTTGTGGCGGGCTTCGCCTGTGTAGACATTAGCGATATCGGAGGGGTTACTATGGATAAGAATGAATTAGCAGTAAAAGAGATGCAGGAAGGGAATTTAGAGGAAGCGGCGAAATTATTAAATGAAGCGATTGAAGAGGATCCAACTGATGCTGTAGCGTATACGAACTTCGGGAACCTACTAGCAGCAGTTAATGAGGAAGAGCGTGCAATTAATTTCTATGACAAAGCGATTGAATTAGATAGCTCTATTGCAACAGCCTACTATGGCAAGGGGAATGTACTTTTTAATCAGGATAACTATACAGATGCCTTGCAAAATTATCAGCAAGCAAATGAAGAAGGATTGCAAGCAAGTGATGTGTATTACATGATGGGGCTATGCTACATTCAGTCTGGCGATATGCTTCGTGCGGTACCGAATCTACAAACAGCAGTGGAAGCATCACCAGAAGACATAGAAGCGCGTTTTCAGCTTGGGTTAGCACTAGCTCAATTAGAACAAATTGATCAAGCTATTCCTCACTTTGAGCAGGTGATTGAAGAAGATCCAGAGCATGCGGATGCCTACTTTAATCTTGGAGTTGCACATGCTTATAAGGAAGATGCTAGGAAGGCCCTGGATATGTTCGTAAAGACCCTTGATATCCAACCAGATCATGCCCTAGCTGCAAATGGTAAAAATCAAATGGAGCAAGCATTAAACGACTAAGAGGTGAATGGCTGTGGAGGAAAAGCACTATATTAAAGGAGAGCTCCTCCATATCATTTATCATCAAGAGGAGTCCTTATATACGGTTGCAAAACTAAAGGTAAAGGACGCTACAGAGGGTGTAACCGATAAAGAAGTAATCGTTGTCGGGATGATGAGTAAGCCAGAGAAGGAGCAACTGTATGAGGTCTCTGGTGTTTTTCACGAGCACGCGCGCTTTGGTAAGCAATATAAGTTTGAGACGTATAAAAAAGTGATGCCAGATACAAAACAAGGTCTGGTGCTTTACTTTTCAAGTGATATGTTCCCCGGTGTAGGTGTAAAAATGGCGGAGCGCATTGTGGATGAGTTTGGCGTACACGCAATAAGTACGATCTTAGCTGATCCGGATAGTTTAAACCGAGTTCCGAAACTTCCAGAAGACAAGCAAAAGATGATTGTTGATCAGCTACTTGAGGATCAAGGAATCGAGCAGGTCCTCCTGAAGCTACATGAGTATGGATTTGGACTACAACTTGCTTTAAAGATTTTTAAAACGTATCAGCACGATGCGCTAAGGATCATTGAGTCAAATCCATACCAAATGGTGCAGGATGTGGAAGGGATTGGTTTTGTCAAAGCCGATCAAATTGGACAAAAACAAGGAATAACAGGTAATCATCCTGATCGAGTGAAGGCGGCCATTCTCTTCGTTTTATTTGAGCAAACGATGAATAATGGACATGTTTATATACATACTCGCGATGTCGTACAGCGTGCCCAGGATTTACTTGCGGGACCTACTCCAATCGATCCGATGGAAATAGCTGATCAAGTGATTTTACTTGGAGAAGAGGAGAAGGTTATTGTCGTCAATGACAACATGTACATGCCGTCTCTTTATTATGCAGAGCAAGGAATAGCAACGAATATAAGACGTATTTTATTTGATAGTAAAGAGATAGATCCGTTTCCTGAGGCGGAGCTACTTAAAGCATTGGGCGGAGTAGAGGAAAAGCTCTCAATCACATATGCAGAATCACAAAAGAAAGGGATTGAGACGGCGCTTGCGTCTCCAATGATGATCTTAACTGGAGGACCTGGTACTGGAAAAACAACGGTGATTAAAGGCATCATCGAAGTGTTTGCGACGCTTCATGGGATCTCTATTCAGCCTGATGACTATAAAGGAAAGCAGGAGCCGTTCCCTGTTATTATGGCTGCACCTACAGGACGTGCTGCAAAGCGTATGAAGGAGTCAACGGGATTACCTGCCTCCACGATTCATCGGCTTTTAGGCTACAAAGGCGAGGAGGATTCCTTTGAGAAGGATGAAGAAAATCAGCTCGAAGGGAAAATTCTTATTTTGGATGAAATGTCTATGGTGGATACGTGGCTTGCAAATCAGCTTCTTCGAGCCGTGCCTAAAAACATGCAAGTCATCATCGTTGGAGATGAGGATCAGCTACCTTCCGTAGGTCCGGGTCAAGTTTTAACAGATTTACTTAAGTCAGAGATTATCCCTGCGGTTAAACTGACCGATATTTATAGACAGTCAAGTGATTCTCATATCGTGCCGTTTTCACATGGTATTAAATCTGGAGAGCTACCGAGCGCTTTTCCAAAGGAATCAAAGGATTTACGCTTTTTCCCTTGTGAGCAAGAGCAAGTGATTGAAGCGGTGGAGAAGATTTGTAGAGGTGCTATCACAAAGGGCTTTACGGCCCGAGATATCCAAGTTTTAGCACCAATGTATCGCGGTCAGGCGGGAATTGATGCGCTTAACCAGAGGCTACAGGAGCTGTTTAATCCTCTTAAAGAACGACAAAAACATGTGAAGCTTGGGGAGCTGTCTTACCGAGTAGGGGATATGGTGTTGCAACTCGTTAATAACCCGGAAGAGAATGTCTTTAACGGAGACAGGGGCGAAATTGTTGCGATACTGACAGAGAAAGAGACAGCAGACAAAACGTTGCAGGTCGTCATAGCTTTTGATGAAGTCGAGGTTACCTATTCGAGACAGGATTTAAATCAGGTCACGCACGCGTACTGTTGCTCCATTCATAAATCGCAGGGAAGTGAGTTCCCTATCATTATTATGCCTGTTGTACGCGGGTATCATCGTATGCTTCGAAGGAAGCTTTTGTACACGGGAATCACACGTGCAAAAAACTTTTTGTTACTTTGCGGCGATTATCGTGCTATGAAACAAGCGGTAGACACGACAGCGGAAGATTTTAGACAAACAACATTATTCGATCGATTGAATACCAAACAGGATGTAGAGGAAGTCTAAGCTAAAAAGGGGGAGTAAAATGCTCACCTTTCAGAGGCTTTCCTTTACACCTGTTTTTTTTCGTAGCAAATGTATTGGTGAAGTAAGTGATTTGATGATTGAGCACTCGAAGGTCACAGCTCTATTAGTAAAGCGCTCCTATCATAAAAAGACAGTTGTCCCACTTTCAGCCGTCTCGATTCATGATACCTATTTAGAAGCACAGAGAATAACGCATGCTAAACGTAAAGAGGTGCAGTACTTAAGCGCACAGCTCGGGACTTTCCTCCATGATAAAGAGGGTCTAACGCTAGGAATGATTCGCGACGTATATTTCGACATGGACACGGGGAGAATAACAGCATATGAACTGACAGAAGGTCTCTTTACGGAATGGCAAAAAGGAGTTCGTAAAGTACCTGCAAAGAGGATTTAGTAGGAGGTATGTGATGCGTTGTCCAAACTGTCGAACAAAGGATATTGGGAAATTAGGTGTGAATAGCTATTATTGCTGGGGCTGTTACATCGAATTAACACTTGAGAATGGCGTTTTACATTTACACCAAGTTGAGTTAGACGGGAGCTTAAGCTCATTAGATGATTTATTTGATGAACAAGAAAGAAGAGAGGGGGAGGCATATGGGCACTAAACCGTGGTCAACTAGAATGGAGAAAAAGGTACGTAAGTGGTGGAAGCGTTGGCGAAAGAAAATGCGATGAAGGTTGTCGCAGTCCTTATTGTTTTGCTGCTCATAGGATTTATCTATTTACTGCCGCAGGTTGCACTTATTATTGTAGCTGCGGCTCTTTGCTTATACTTATTACATCCCGCTGTAGATAGCCTGGAGAGAAAAGGGATTCCTCGAGGGGTTGGAGCGGGTGTCATCATGCTTCTTCTCATAGGCGTACTGTTATTCACTATTTATCGCATCATCCCTATTGCGTTAAACGAATGGGGGGAACTGCAAGCAGCCCTTCCAACCATGTTCAATCAATACAACGATATTTCCTCTTATTTACACGCACAGGTGGAGCGACTACCACTTACGATTCATCAAGAGATTGATCAACATATGTACGAGCAGGAGCAACGATTAGCTGAGCGAGTAGTTGCCTCTGGCGCAGCTTTACTGCGAGTAGGTGACTTACTCATCGCTTTATTTGTGCTTACTTTCCTCTTGTTTTTTGGACTAAGAGACTACCCGATGCTGTTAAAGACGATTTGGTACATCACGCCAACTAAATCGAGAGATCATTTAAAACCTTTAGCGCACAAGCTACATCTGACTATTGGTGGATACTTAAGAGGAATTGCGATCGTTGCCATCGCCATCACAGCCATTTGCTTTGTCGCATTCACCTGGATTGGTCTCCCCTACGCTAGTCTGCTAGCGATACTCGTCGGCGCAACAAACATCATTCCCTTCTTTGGGCCCATTCTAGGAGCTATCCCAGTGCTTATTCTTGCCTTCACCGAGGGGAAAATAGTAGTTGTTGCGATATTTTTACTTGCGCTTCAGCTAGTAGAAGGGAATGTCTTAAGCCCACTAATAGTTGGTGCGTCCTTGCACATGCATCCACTACTCATTATTTTTTCGTTACTCGTAGGTCATAAGCTTTTAGGTATCATCGGGTTAATTGTTGCTGTTCCAACAGTTGCGATTATGAAGGTTATTTTAATTGAAGTGAAGGAATGGAGAATTGCGAGAAATGGCATTTACGATTGACAAGCCCTCCATTTCTTCTCTATACTAGTATCTGAAGCTACATATCACGATCTTGATGATGAAGAAAAACGGTAAAAGACCTTGCATAAGAGAGGAATTTCACTAGCTGAGAGAAATTCTGCATGAAGAGTTACAGTTTGCTACTTCTGAATACAGGTTAAACCCTGTCGGTTATTTGTCCGTTATACAAATGAAAGTGGTAGATGACGGTTGTCGTCTATAATCAGGGTGGTACCGCGTGACTATAATCTCGTCCCTTTTATGGGGAGGGGATATTTTTGTGTTTTTTTAATTAACCGATAGCTTTGCACTCATTTGCAAGACTATCTGATCAATAGGAGGTAGAAGGGAAATGAAACGATTAACATCAGCAGAAGTACGTCAAATGTATTTAGACTTTTTTAAAGAAAAAGGGCATGCTGTGGAGCCAAGTGCATCACTCGTTCCTCATGAAGATCCTTCATTACTATGGATTAACAGTGGAGTTGCGACATTAAAGAAATACTTTGATGGACGTGTTATTCCTGAGAACCCACGTATTGTAAATGCGCAAAAGTCGATTCGTACAAACGATATCGAAAATGTAGGGAAGACAGCAAGACACCATACATTCTTTGAGATGCTCGGTAACTTCTCTATCGGCGACTACTTCAAAAAAGAAGCTATTCACTGGGCGTGGGAATTTTTAACGAGCGAAAAGTGGATTGGATTTGATCCTGAGAAGCTGTCTGTCACGATTTATCCAGAGGACGAAGAAGCGTTCACCATTTGGAATGAAGAAGTAGGAGTTCCTAAAGAGCGGATTATCCGTCTAGAAGAAAACTTCTGGGACATTGGCGAAGGCCCTTGTGGACCTAATACAGAAATCTTTTACGATCGTGGCGAGTCTTACGGCAATGATCCTAATGATAAAGAATTATTCCCTGGTGGAGAAAATGAGCGCTACCTAGAAGTATGGAACCTCGTATTTTCACAATATAATCATAATCCAGACGGTAGCTACACACCTCTCCCAAAGAAAAATATTGATACTGGGATGGGACTTGAGCGCATGGTCTCTGTTATCCAAGACGCTAAAACGAACTTTGATACAGATTTATTCATGCCGATCATTACAAAAACAGCAGAAACTGCTGGTGTAAAATACGGAGAATCAACCGAACAAGATACCGCATTTAAGGTCATTGCAGACCACGTGCGTACAGTAAGCTTTGCCGTATCTGATGGCGCGCTTCCATCTAACGAGGGACGTGGATACGTCTTACGTCGTTTACTACGTCGTGCTGTTCGCTATGCAAAGCAACTAGGCATTGATAAGCCGTTTATGTTCAACCTTGTTCCGATCGTGGCAGAGGTGATGGAAGATTTCTATCCAGAAGTAAAGGCAAAGACAGAGTTCATTCAAAAGGTGATGAAGAACGAAGAGGAGCGC
This window contains:
- the mnmA gene encoding tRNA 2-thiouridine(34) synthase MnmA; translation: MDNSNTRVVVGMSGGVDSSVTAYLLKEQGYEVIGIFMKNWDDTDDSGFCSATEDYNDVIRVCNQIGIPYYGVNFEKEYWDKVFTYFLEEYKAGRTPNPDVMCNKEIKFKAFLDHAMSLGADYVATGHYASVARDEDGNVQLLRGKDRNKDQTYFLNALSQDQLERVMFPLGQMDKPRVREIAKEANLATATKKDSTGICFIGERNFKDFLQQFLPAQPGNMETLDGDVKGQHDGLMYYTLGQRQGLGIGGSGEPWFVVGKDLDRNVLLVGQGFHHPALYADALVATGVNWIQGVAPLGTFTCTAKFRYRQEDHAVTVTPHEDGTVNVAFDEPERAITPGQYVVFYDGEVCLGGGTIDKVVPSNRALPV
- a CDS encoding PRC-barrel domain-containing protein produces the protein MLTFQRLSFTPVFFRSKCIGEVSDLMIEHSKVTALLVKRSYHKKTVVPLSAVSIHDTYLEAQRITHAKRKEVQYLSAQLGTFLHDKEGLTLGMIRDVYFDMDTGRITAYELTEGLFTEWQKGVRKVPAKRI
- a CDS encoding AI-2E family transporter — encoded protein: MAKENAMKVVAVLIVLLLIGFIYLLPQVALIIVAAALCLYLLHPAVDSLERKGIPRGVGAGVIMLLLIGVLLFTIYRIIPIALNEWGELQAALPTMFNQYNDISSYLHAQVERLPLTIHQEIDQHMYEQEQRLAERVVASGAALLRVGDLLIALFVLTFLLFFGLRDYPMLLKTIWYITPTKSRDHLKPLAHKLHLTIGGYLRGIAIVAIAITAICFVAFTWIGLPYASLLAILVGATNIIPFFGPILGAIPVLILAFTEGKIVVVAIFLLALQLVEGNVLSPLIVGASLHMHPLLIIFSLLVGHKLLGIIGLIVAVPTVAIMKVILIEVKEWRIARNGIYD
- the recD2 gene encoding SF1B family DNA helicase RecD2, with the protein product MEEKHYIKGELLHIIYHQEESLYTVAKLKVKDATEGVTDKEVIVVGMMSKPEKEQLYEVSGVFHEHARFGKQYKFETYKKVMPDTKQGLVLYFSSDMFPGVGVKMAERIVDEFGVHAISTILADPDSLNRVPKLPEDKQKMIVDQLLEDQGIEQVLLKLHEYGFGLQLALKIFKTYQHDALRIIESNPYQMVQDVEGIGFVKADQIGQKQGITGNHPDRVKAAILFVLFEQTMNNGHVYIHTRDVVQRAQDLLAGPTPIDPMEIADQVILLGEEEKVIVVNDNMYMPSLYYAEQGIATNIRRILFDSKEIDPFPEAELLKALGGVEEKLSITYAESQKKGIETALASPMMILTGGPGTGKTTVIKGIIEVFATLHGISIQPDDYKGKQEPFPVIMAAPTGRAAKRMKESTGLPASTIHRLLGYKGEEDSFEKDEENQLEGKILILDEMSMVDTWLANQLLRAVPKNMQVIIVGDEDQLPSVGPGQVLTDLLKSEIIPAVKLTDIYRQSSDSHIVPFSHGIKSGELPSAFPKESKDLRFFPCEQEQVIEAVEKICRGAITKGFTARDIQVLAPMYRGQAGIDALNQRLQELFNPLKERQKHVKLGELSYRVGDMVLQLVNNPEENVFNGDRGEIVAILTEKETADKTLQVVIAFDEVEVTYSRQDLNQVTHAYCCSIHKSQGSEFPIIIMPVVRGYHRMLRRKLLYTGITRAKNFLLLCGDYRAMKQAVDTTAEDFRQTTLFDRLNTKQDVEEV
- a CDS encoding cysteine desulfurase family protein; this translates as MERIYLDHAATSPIHKDVVQVMADSLKEFFGNPSSIHHYGREARRMLDDARETIATSIHAKSDEIVFTSGGTEADNLAIIGYAKRHRSQGTHLITVKTEHHGVLHACEHLERDGFDVTYLNVDEDGMIRMDELQAALRDDTILVSIMMANNETGVLLPIKEIGDLLKDHQAVFHTDAVQAIGKYPIHVDELHIDLLASSAHKFNGPNGVGFLYKRKGITLDPLTYGGEQERKTRAGTENVAGILGMAKALSIAIQDMHARSEQYEEFREQFLRILDENAIEYKLNGHKTERLNNVMNLSFEGMNVESILMNLDLSGVAVSSGSACTAGSVEPSHVLTAMFGNNDRSKSAVRFSFGLGNTIEQVIHAANAVVKTLERMNARR
- a CDS encoding tetratricopeptide repeat protein — protein: MDKNELAVKEMQEGNLEEAAKLLNEAIEEDPTDAVAYTNFGNLLAAVNEEERAINFYDKAIELDSSIATAYYGKGNVLFNQDNYTDALQNYQQANEEGLQASDVYYMMGLCYIQSGDMLRAVPNLQTAVEASPEDIEARFQLGLALAQLEQIDQAIPHFEQVIEEDPEHADAYFNLGVAHAYKEDARKALDMFVKTLDIQPDHALAANGKNQMEQALND
- the cymR gene encoding cysteine metabolism transcriptional regulator CymR, whose translation is MKISTKGRYGLTIMIALAHKHGEGPTSLKSIAKQYDLSEHYLEQLIAPLRNAMLVKSVRGAYGGYMLGKEPADITAGDIIRVLEGPITPVEIIDDEEPAKRDLWIKIRDAVKDVLDSTTLLDLANYKDEGPQDNYMFYI
- a CDS encoding YczE/YyaS/YitT family protein, giving the protein MKDSAFRWFIYMVGLIVMSFGIALMITAELGSAPWDVLHIGLQNQFGLTIGTWTILMGFLLLVAATILTKQMPRLGAYLNMLLVGVFVDIFLFILQTPAQLFAQLAMLLIGILIMGFGIGLYISPQCGAGPRDSVMLALSEKTGASVARIRISMELVVLLIGFLLGGPVFVGTILFSLTIGHIAGASLTVCRVWMDRRMERGMNVENIH